In Massilia antarctica, the following are encoded in one genomic region:
- a CDS encoding dipeptidase, translating into MRHSFVLASLLCCLSSAAGAAPPQAPGEAALRAAAHAAATYRSALTDSLAKMVSFNTVADTTVPFERNPQHLGFKSYLKSEAERLGFDYTDHGYVMVIGLGSGSERVGIITHGDIQPVDPSKWKKSPFELDKTSEAGRLIGRGTEDDKGPIATALYAMKAIKDSKLALSKRLELYVYMAEESDWGPLTEFLKTHQPPQVNITLDAEYPVVTAEKGYGTITVTVPPQAPAPAGTATLVAFGGGFFGSQIPEDASAAIEDASAQLEAAIRQRAAAQGGMRYSFSRQGKQLLIKAQGLSAHSSKPEDGVNAISMLADALSGQPWPNTTAGAMVNLLNDLIGTGMYGEKFGNIAYRDKFMGPMTVAPTVIKQGDAGISLHVNLRRPQGKSTEQLTGEVNEALTRWQARRIALADVKVEITEPWLQKSAPQVPTLLSVFSYYTGIKNPRPISIGGGTNSRLFPNAVSFGPAMPGAVYSGHSEHEFITDKQLMLNLQMYTAVMAELAK; encoded by the coding sequence ATGCGCCACTCGTTTGTCCTCGCCAGCCTGCTGTGTTGCCTGAGCAGCGCCGCCGGCGCCGCTCCCCCGCAAGCACCGGGGGAGGCGGCCTTGCGCGCGGCTGCCCATGCGGCCGCGACCTATCGCTCGGCGCTGACCGACAGCCTGGCGAAGATGGTCAGCTTCAATACGGTCGCCGACACCACGGTGCCGTTCGAGCGCAATCCGCAGCACCTCGGTTTCAAAAGCTACCTCAAGAGCGAGGCCGAGCGGCTCGGCTTCGATTACACCGACCATGGCTATGTGATGGTCATCGGCCTGGGCAGCGGCAGCGAGCGGGTCGGCATCATCACGCACGGCGATATCCAGCCGGTCGATCCGTCCAAGTGGAAAAAATCGCCCTTCGAGCTGGACAAGACGAGCGAGGCCGGGCGCCTGATCGGGCGCGGCACCGAGGACGACAAGGGACCGATCGCGACCGCCCTGTACGCGATGAAGGCGATCAAGGATAGCAAGCTGGCGCTGTCGAAACGGCTGGAACTGTATGTCTACATGGCCGAGGAATCGGACTGGGGGCCGCTGACCGAGTTTCTCAAGACGCACCAGCCGCCCCAGGTGAACATCACGCTCGACGCCGAGTATCCGGTGGTCACGGCCGAGAAGGGCTACGGCACGATCACGGTGACGGTGCCGCCACAGGCCCCGGCGCCGGCCGGTACGGCGACGCTGGTCGCCTTCGGCGGCGGCTTTTTCGGCAGCCAGATTCCGGAAGACGCCAGCGCCGCCATCGAGGACGCCTCGGCGCAACTGGAAGCGGCCATCCGCCAGCGCGCCGCCGCCCAGGGCGGCATGCGCTATAGCTTCAGCCGCCAGGGCAAGCAGTTGCTGATCAAGGCGCAAGGCTTGTCGGCGCATTCGTCCAAGCCGGAAGACGGCGTCAACGCGATCAGCATGCTGGCCGATGCGCTCAGTGGCCAGCCGTGGCCGAACACCACGGCCGGCGCCATGGTCAACCTGCTCAACGACCTGATCGGGACCGGCATGTACGGCGAAAAATTCGGCAATATCGCTTACCGCGATAAATTCATGGGGCCGATGACCGTGGCGCCGACCGTCATCAAACAGGGTGACGCCGGGATTTCGCTGCACGTGAACCTGCGCCGTCCGCAAGGCAAGAGCACCGAACAGCTGACCGGCGAAGTGAATGAGGCGCTGACCCGGTGGCAGGCGCGGCGCATCGCATTGGCCGATGTGAAGGTCGAGATCACGGAACCGTGGCTGCAGAAAAGCGCGCCCCAGGTGCCGACCTTGCTGTCCGTGTTTTCCTATTACACCGGCATCAAGAATCCGCGCCCGATTTCCATCGGCGGCGGCACCAACTCGCGCCTGTTCCCGAACGCGGTCAGCTTCGGCCCGGCCATGCCGGGCGCCGTGTATTCGGGTCACTCCGAACATGAGTTCATCACCGACAAGCAGCTCATGCTGAACCTGCAAATGTACACGGCCGTCATGGCTGAACTGGCCAAATAA
- a CDS encoding NHL repeat-containing protein yields the protein MNGKYKKPLLIAAAVGVIALGIWIALQPFKQPAVRKVAALAGIEAQPTVLGWPVSIGTVAGSSGSAGFVEGAAAQARFSDPFGLVIDRDGNVYVADAGENNRIRKITPEGVVSTLAGGPEGFADGTGAGAGFHTPSGMAIDSAGNLFIADTGNNAIRKITPYGVVSTIGGTGVGGYRDGKAGEAQFNGPVGVAVDKAGVVYVADTYNDRIRKIAPDGTVGTVAGGAPGYVDGTAAEARFDTPTSVVVDARGNLYVADTSNGALRKLAPDGQVSTLAIAPEDAEKPLLRRPVGLALTHDGFLYVGDIWRGRILQVSPDGSLRGLTGIGVDIEIGDDKSLRFSRPSAIAVDRMGALYVADAVKRTVHRVSPRRDGATAVLAPKAPALLATGSAPGPAGSGAAAPVAAAASPAAAAAAGHFPWPFKPQDQRHEVVGTMGEVRGSYGGESRHHFHSGLDVQADMGVPVLAVADEKVSSPVPNWAFGEVGEGMSVDSMAYIHMRVGRTVKDAPLDAARFTMLDDEKGKAARVRIKRGTRFHVGDALGTVNRMFHVHLVYQPGGAEANPLILPFTGFSDQVAPRIDKVELVDAAGKALARKPGKRVMVARGAGPLGIVVDAYDQADGNAARRKLGLYKAGYQVLRADGTPLAGFEQPLINIEFNKLPPDPESVKLAYADNSGITVYGSARTRFLYVVTNTVRDGVAKIGAWDPAALAPGDYLIRIVAADYVGNEAINGRDLPITVE from the coding sequence TTGAATGGTAAATACAAGAAGCCGCTGCTGATCGCGGCGGCCGTCGGCGTCATCGCCTTGGGTATCTGGATCGCGCTGCAACCCTTCAAGCAGCCGGCGGTGCGCAAGGTGGCGGCCCTGGCCGGCATCGAAGCGCAGCCGACCGTGCTGGGCTGGCCGGTGAGCATCGGCACCGTGGCCGGCAGCAGCGGCAGCGCCGGGTTCGTCGAGGGCGCCGCGGCGCAGGCACGCTTTTCCGATCCCTTCGGCCTGGTGATCGACCGCGACGGCAACGTCTACGTGGCCGATGCGGGCGAGAACAACCGCATCCGCAAAATCACGCCCGAGGGCGTCGTCTCCACCCTGGCCGGCGGGCCCGAAGGCTTTGCCGACGGTACCGGCGCCGGCGCCGGGTTTCACACGCCGTCCGGCATGGCCATCGACAGCGCCGGCAACCTGTTCATCGCCGATACCGGCAACAATGCGATCCGCAAGATCACGCCATATGGCGTGGTCAGCACCATCGGCGGAACTGGCGTGGGCGGCTACCGCGACGGCAAGGCGGGCGAGGCCCAGTTCAACGGACCGGTCGGCGTGGCGGTCGACAAGGCCGGCGTGGTGTATGTGGCCGACACCTACAACGACCGCATCCGCAAGATTGCGCCCGACGGTACGGTCGGCACCGTCGCCGGCGGTGCGCCCGGCTATGTCGACGGAACGGCCGCCGAGGCCCGCTTCGACACGCCCACCTCGGTTGTGGTCGATGCCAGGGGCAACCTGTATGTGGCCGATACCAGCAACGGCGCGCTGCGCAAGCTGGCGCCGGACGGGCAGGTGAGCACCCTGGCGATTGCTCCGGAAGACGCCGAAAAACCGCTGCTGCGCCGCCCTGTGGGCCTGGCGCTCACGCATGACGGTTTTCTGTACGTGGGCGATATCTGGCGCGGACGCATCCTGCAGGTCAGTCCCGACGGCAGCTTGCGCGGCCTGACCGGGATTGGCGTCGACATCGAGATCGGCGACGACAAGTCGCTGCGCTTTAGCCGGCCGAGTGCGATCGCGGTCGACCGGATGGGCGCGCTGTACGTGGCCGATGCCGTGAAGCGCACCGTGCACCGCGTTTCGCCGCGCCGCGATGGCGCGACGGCAGTGCTCGCGCCCAAGGCGCCGGCGCTGCTTGCCACGGGCAGCGCGCCGGGGCCGGCAGGGTCGGGAGCGGCCGCGCCCGTCGCGGCGGCGGCATCGCCCGCGGCCGCCGCCGCGGCCGGGCACTTTCCCTGGCCGTTCAAGCCGCAGGACCAGCGCCATGAAGTAGTGGGTACGATGGGCGAAGTACGTGGCAGTTACGGCGGCGAAAGCCGGCATCACTTTCACAGCGGCCTCGATGTCCAGGCCGACATGGGTGTGCCGGTGCTGGCGGTGGCCGACGAAAAAGTCAGCAGCCCGGTGCCCAACTGGGCCTTCGGTGAGGTCGGCGAAGGCATGAGCGTCGACAGCATGGCCTACATCCACATGCGGGTCGGACGCACGGTCAAGGATGCGCCGCTCGATGCGGCGCGCTTCACCATGCTCGACGATGAAAAAGGCAAGGCGGCGCGCGTGCGGATCAAGCGTGGCACCCGTTTCCACGTGGGCGACGCGCTCGGCACGGTCAACCGCATGTTCCATGTGCACCTCGTGTACCAGCCGGGCGGGGCGGAGGCCAATCCGCTGATCCTGCCGTTTACGGGCTTCAGCGACCAGGTGGCGCCGCGCATCGACAAGGTCGAGCTGGTCGACGCGGCCGGGAAGGCATTGGCACGCAAGCCGGGCAAGCGGGTAATGGTGGCGCGCGGCGCGGGGCCGTTGGGAATCGTGGTCGACGCCTACGACCAGGCCGACGGCAACGCCGCGCGGCGCAAGCTGGGCCTGTACAAGGCCGGCTACCAGGTGCTGCGGGCCGATGGCACGCCGCTGGCCGGATTCGAGCAGCCGCTGATCAATATCGAATTCAACAAGCTGCCGCCGGACCCGGAAAGCGTGAAGCTGGCGTACGCCGACAACAGCGGCATCACCGTGTACGGCAGCGCAAGGACGCGGTTTTTGTATGTGGTGACCAATACCGTGCGCGACGGCGTGGCCAAAATTGGAGCATGGGACCCGGCCGCTCTGGCGCCGGGCGACTACCTGATCCGCATTGTCGCGGCTGATTACGTCGGCAACGAAGCGATCAACGGACGCGACTTGCCGATTACGGTGGAGTGA
- a CDS encoding PAAR domain-containing protein, giving the protein MRRYTITLGATTTAGGRVVSASGSGCINGVPIALEGDLVACPACKATGRILCVGPRIPEMSDGKHVALENDLCTCRCTPAPKLLPVQIMRSQVLKDTGRALSNTGNSEPSYGARGTPRGPSFNERFVLLDEETGDPLVHKEYAVVRASGQLEFGTSDRNGHTHLLSTTAVPESVEIYV; this is encoded by the coding sequence ATGAGGCGCTACACCATTACCCTCGGGGCCACCACCACCGCCGGCGGCAGGGTCGTGTCGGCCAGCGGCAGCGGCTGCATCAACGGCGTGCCCATCGCACTCGAAGGCGACCTGGTGGCCTGTCCCGCATGCAAGGCGACCGGGCGCATCCTGTGCGTCGGCCCGCGCATTCCTGAAATGTCCGACGGCAAGCACGTCGCGCTCGAAAACGATTTGTGCACCTGCCGCTGCACGCCTGCGCCCAAGCTGCTGCCGGTGCAGATCATGCGCAGCCAGGTGCTCAAGGATACCGGCCGCGCCCTGTCCAATACCGGCAACAGCGAGCCGTCCTACGGCGCGCGCGGCACGCCGCGCGGCCCCAGCTTCAACGAGCGCTTCGTGCTGCTCGACGAAGAAACCGGCGACCCGCTGGTGCACAAGGAATACGCGGTGGTGCGCGCCAGCGGACAACTCGAATTCGGCACCTCGGACCGCAACGGCCATACGCACTTGCTGTCGACGACCGCGGTGCCCGAATCCGTCGAAATCTATGTCTAG
- a CDS encoding OBAP family protein, with amino-acid sequence MTRTHLSMAMAALLLSLSPGWAQEKVAPPQTPPGAAKAPRTLALEAGAKLLQSNSPVAGFDIYLLGFHPMKDHPEQQMEAHHYCHQMNEDFAQCVLFDSNTKKANMHGVEYIISETLFATLPADEKTFWHPHNGEILSGQLMAPGIPKLAEKALMKSKMNSYGKTWHVWNTGHMGQPKDKLPLGEPMLAWSFNRDGEAQPGLVEERDRRMKLDTATTRKERADLVKLARPQAGTDELKGKFARPTRDIPGVTNK; translated from the coding sequence ATGACACGCACGCATCTTTCCATGGCGATGGCAGCCCTGCTGCTTTCACTGTCCCCAGGCTGGGCGCAAGAAAAAGTGGCGCCTCCCCAAACGCCGCCCGGGGCCGCCAAGGCACCCAGGACGCTTGCGCTCGAAGCCGGCGCCAAACTCTTGCAAAGCAATAGCCCGGTCGCCGGTTTCGATATCTATCTGCTCGGTTTTCATCCCATGAAGGACCATCCCGAACAGCAGATGGAAGCGCATCATTATTGCCACCAGATGAACGAGGATTTCGCCCAGTGCGTCCTGTTCGACAGCAATACCAAAAAAGCCAATATGCACGGCGTCGAGTACATCATTTCCGAGACCCTGTTCGCCACCTTGCCCGCCGACGAAAAGACATTCTGGCACCCGCACAACGGTGAAATCCTCAGCGGCCAGCTGATGGCGCCCGGCATTCCCAAGCTCGCCGAAAAAGCGCTGATGAAGTCCAAGATGAACAGCTACGGCAAGACCTGGCACGTATGGAATACCGGCCACATGGGCCAGCCCAAGGACAAGCTGCCGCTGGGCGAACCGATGCTGGCCTGGTCCTTCAACCGCGACGGCGAAGCGCAGCCGGGCCTGGTCGAAGAGCGCGACCGTCGCATGAAGCTCGATACCGCGACAACGCGCAAGGAGCGCGCCGATCTGGTCAAACTGGCCAGGCCGCAAGCGGGCACCGACGAACTGAAGGGCAAGTTCGCGCGCCCGACCCGCGATATCCCCGGCGTGACGAACAAATAG
- a CDS encoding pirin family protein — translation MSEKSIKRLHPAQRDDIGDLLTQRPLPGPYADQIDPFLFLNHHGPQHYPPGNRGLPFGPHPHRGFETVTFIVDGTLMHKDSAGHESVIGAGGVQWMTAGSGIVHAEVSPLAFREQGGQLEILQLWINLPGRLKMSAPAYTGLQRGDIPTIGLDSGKVDLHLIAGQWNGIEGPVHSLTGVFMSTVAMRAGGQLRVPDLRARNVFLYVVRGAIDINGDRADAFHLAELNDEGDTLAIRAETDALLILGHATPIGEPVVSHGPFVMNTREEIQSAIADFEAGRFQSLR, via the coding sequence ATGAGCGAAAAAAGCATCAAGCGCCTGCACCCAGCGCAACGCGACGATATCGGCGACCTGCTGACCCAGCGTCCGCTGCCGGGCCCGTACGCCGACCAGATCGATCCCTTCCTGTTCCTCAATCACCACGGACCGCAGCATTACCCGCCGGGCAACCGCGGCCTGCCGTTCGGGCCGCATCCGCACCGCGGTTTCGAGACCGTCACCTTCATCGTCGACGGCACCCTGATGCACAAGGATAGCGCCGGCCACGAGAGCGTGATCGGCGCCGGCGGCGTGCAATGGATGACCGCGGGCAGCGGCATCGTGCATGCCGAAGTGTCGCCGCTGGCGTTTCGCGAGCAAGGCGGGCAGCTCGAAATCCTGCAATTGTGGATCAACCTGCCGGGGCGCCTGAAAATGAGCGCGCCGGCCTACACCGGACTGCAGCGGGGCGACATTCCGACCATCGGCCTCGATTCCGGCAAGGTCGACCTGCACCTGATCGCCGGCCAGTGGAATGGCATCGAAGGCCCGGTGCATTCGCTCACCGGCGTGTTCATGAGCACGGTGGCGATGCGCGCCGGCGGCCAGTTGCGCGTGCCGGACCTGCGCGCGCGCAATGTCTTCCTGTACGTGGTGCGCGGCGCCATCGACATCAACGGCGACCGCGCCGACGCCTTTCATCTGGCCGAACTGAACGACGAAGGCGACACCCTCGCCATCCGCGCCGAAACCGATGCCCTGCTGATCCTCGGCCACGCCACGCCGATCGGCGAGCCGGTGGTGTCGCACGGACCGTTCGTGATGAATACGCGCGAGGAAATCCAGAGCGCCATCGCCGACTTCGAAGCCGGCCGTTTCCAGAGCCTGCGCTAA
- a CDS encoding DUF378 domain-containing protein: MATMNAPANERRHIPERRNAGAAHSTHFSALDWAAMVLMIVGGINWGLVGAFEFDLVAALFGDRTTWSRLVYALVGIASLYGIYLLSKMAARQH; this comes from the coding sequence ATGGCAACAATGAACGCACCCGCAAACGAACGCCGCCACATCCCGGAACGCCGCAACGCCGGCGCCGCGCATTCGACCCACTTTTCCGCCCTCGACTGGGCGGCGATGGTCTTGATGATCGTCGGCGGCATCAACTGGGGCCTGGTCGGCGCCTTCGAGTTCGACCTGGTGGCGGCACTGTTCGGCGATCGCACCACCTGGTCGCGCCTGGTGTATGCGCTGGTCGGCATCGCCTCGCTGTACGGGATTTACCTGCTGAGCAAGATGGCCGCGCGCCAGCATTAG
- a CDS encoding SMP-30/gluconolactonase/LRE family protein, translating into MDTSTRLACALAFAVCQAAHAAGAPPATLERLHVASALTLPQSFTFGVEGPAVDAAGNVYAVNFARQQTIGKVKPNGEATVFATLPGTSIGNGIRFGPDGAMFVADYVEHTIYRIDPASGAITVHAREAAMSQPNDLAITAGGVIYASDPDWKNNTGRVWRIDPDGKVTLAADQLGTANGIDVSPDGRTLYVNESVQRYIWAFTIAPDGSLGGKRRIASFTDFALDGMRVDVDGNLYVTRIGKGTVVKLSPRGRLLAEIALPGKKPSNISFGGPDGRTAYVTEVENGQLLQFRVARPGLEWQRRQAGGVKPAQ; encoded by the coding sequence ATGGATACCTCGACCCGGCTGGCGTGCGCGCTGGCCTTTGCCGTCTGCCAGGCGGCCCACGCCGCCGGCGCGCCCCCGGCCACCCTGGAGCGCCTGCACGTGGCCAGCGCCCTCACGCTACCCCAATCGTTCACCTTCGGCGTGGAAGGGCCGGCGGTCGATGCCGCCGGGAATGTGTACGCGGTCAATTTCGCGCGCCAGCAAACCATCGGCAAGGTCAAGCCGAACGGCGAGGCCACGGTGTTCGCGACCCTGCCCGGCACCAGCATCGGCAACGGCATCCGCTTCGGACCGGATGGCGCGATGTTCGTGGCCGACTATGTGGAACACACGATTTACCGCATCGACCCGGCCAGCGGCGCCATCACCGTGCATGCGCGCGAGGCCGCCATGAGCCAGCCGAACGACCTGGCCATCACGGCCGGCGGTGTCATCTACGCGAGCGATCCGGACTGGAAGAACAATACGGGGAGGGTGTGGCGCATCGATCCGGACGGCAAGGTCACGCTCGCGGCCGACCAGCTCGGCACGGCGAACGGCATCGATGTCAGCCCGGACGGGCGCACCCTGTATGTGAACGAGAGCGTGCAGCGCTATATCTGGGCCTTTACGATCGCGCCCGACGGCAGCTTGGGCGGCAAGCGCCGCATCGCCAGCTTTACCGATTTTGCGCTCGACGGCATGCGCGTCGATGTCGATGGCAACCTGTACGTCACGCGCATCGGCAAAGGCACGGTGGTCAAGCTGTCGCCGCGGGGCCGCCTCCTGGCCGAGATCGCCCTGCCCGGCAAGAAGCCAAGCAATATCAGTTTCGGTGGACCGGATGGACGCACCGCCTACGTGACCGAGGTGGAAAATGGGCAGCTGCTGCAATTTCGGGTAGCGCGTCCGGGGCTGGAATGGCAGCGGCGCCAGGCCGGCGGGGTCAAGCCGGCGCAGTAA
- a CDS encoding CCXG family PEP-CTERM protein: protein MNKKLSWMLAAASLALAGSVNASTIVIESASATPSGLLSDAAAYRSAVDGALQGATYAKTSVDSYNNITHASLFGGNSNFALKSTISFGVSEANAGVWQFRAGVDFGFGGALFLNGVALDSKSHDMWWDGQYSNPSQYFNATVNLAAGNHTLTIYGFEGCCDGGQQAQFLAPAGTFTSFSTKDNLVSAVPEPETYAMFLTGMAMLGFVTRRRNRPAKISA, encoded by the coding sequence ATGAATAAGAAACTCTCATGGATGTTAGCAGCCGCTAGCCTCGCGCTTGCCGGCAGTGTCAACGCAAGCACGATCGTGATCGAATCGGCTTCCGCCACCCCATCCGGCCTCTTGTCCGACGCGGCGGCCTATCGCAGCGCCGTCGACGGTGCGCTCCAGGGCGCCACCTACGCGAAAACCAGCGTCGATTCGTATAACAACATCACCCACGCCAGCCTGTTCGGCGGCAACAGTAATTTCGCGCTCAAGTCGACCATCAGCTTCGGCGTCAGCGAAGCCAACGCCGGCGTGTGGCAGTTCCGCGCCGGGGTCGATTTCGGCTTCGGCGGCGCGCTGTTCCTCAATGGCGTGGCGCTCGATTCGAAGAGCCACGATATGTGGTGGGACGGCCAGTACAGCAATCCTTCGCAGTATTTCAATGCCACGGTGAACCTGGCCGCCGGCAACCACACCCTGACCATTTATGGCTTCGAGGGATGCTGCGATGGCGGCCAGCAAGCGCAGTTCCTGGCGCCAGCCGGCACATTCACCAGCTTCAGCACGAAGGATAATCTCGTCAGCGCGGTTCCGGAACCGGAAACCTATGCCATGTTCCTGACCGGCATGGCCATGCTGGGCTTCGTCACCCGCCGCCGCAATCGTCCGGCAAAAATCAGCGCCTGA
- a CDS encoding paar repeat-containing protein, whose product MSPTLISPSGAVLHHRARLSTTPAAEAEAKAVRIRLEKACRLEENRVYLKQPNIRAFLRAMCHSLGGGVDFLDGAIRGRRNDPWRFTDFSTHPGPGHDGKGTAAGLYRITRDIWAEYGARMGLTDFCAETQELIAVEVLRGLGVLGKIQAGDIDATLVMAAACWPGLPTTPASQARFAAPDPAYESFLHKYGECGGSVNPQAGPRCQCDPSRPDLPPLPP is encoded by the coding sequence ATGAGCCCGACCCTCATTTCGCCGTCCGGCGCTGTCCTGCACCACCGTGCGCGCCTGAGCACCACGCCGGCCGCCGAAGCCGAAGCGAAGGCGGTGCGCATCCGGCTTGAGAAAGCATGCCGGCTTGAAGAAAACCGGGTCTACCTCAAGCAGCCCAACATCCGCGCCTTCCTGCGCGCGATGTGCCACAGCCTCGGCGGTGGCGTCGATTTTCTCGATGGCGCCATCCGAGGCCGGCGCAACGACCCGTGGCGCTTCACCGACTTCTCCACCCATCCCGGTCCCGGCCACGACGGCAAGGGCACTGCCGCCGGCCTGTACCGGATCACGCGCGATATATGGGCAGAGTACGGCGCGCGCATGGGCCTGACCGACTTCTGTGCCGAAACGCAGGAACTGATTGCCGTGGAAGTGTTGCGGGGATTGGGCGTGCTGGGCAAGATCCAGGCCGGCGATATCGACGCCACCCTGGTGATGGCAGCGGCCTGCTGGCCGGGCTTGCCCACAACACCGGCGAGCCAGGCGCGCTTTGCGGCGCCGGACCCGGCGTACGAGAGCTTCCTGCACAAATACGGCGAATGCGGCGGCAGCGTCAACCCGCAGGCGGGCCCGCGGTGCCAGTGCGACCCGTCGCGCCCGGACTTGCCGCCGTTGCCCCCATAA
- a CDS encoding D-amino acid dehydrogenase: MRVVILGSGVIGVTTAYYLAKAGHDVTVLDRQPGPALETSFANAGQISPGYASPWAAPGIPLKAMKWMLQRHAPLSITPDGTTFQLKWMWDMLRNCTADRYAVNKERMVRLAEYSRDCFKTLREEAGISYESRQRGTMQLFRTEQQFASAEKDIKVLQDSGVPYELLTREQLGQAEPALALVKDKLVGALRLPNDETGDCQLFTTRLAAMAEALGVRFRYNVAIDRLAVTGNAISGVHCGDELVQGDAYVVALGAHSTALLKSIVDIPVYPMKGYSITVPITDASKAPVSTILDESYKIAVTRFDDRIRVGGMAEIAGFDQRLNPRRRATLEMVVNDLFPGAGDSARASFWTGLRPMTPDGTPIVGRTALGNLFLNTGHGTLGWTMSCGSAQMLADLMSAKRPAIRFDDLSAGRYQGRGSDARLDLANA, translated from the coding sequence ATGCGTGTCGTCATCTTGGGCAGCGGCGTTATCGGCGTGACCACTGCTTACTACCTGGCCAAGGCCGGCCACGACGTCACCGTGCTCGACCGCCAGCCCGGTCCGGCGCTGGAAACGAGCTTCGCCAACGCGGGCCAGATTTCGCCCGGCTACGCCTCGCCGTGGGCCGCGCCCGGGATTCCCCTCAAGGCCATGAAATGGATGCTGCAGCGCCACGCGCCGCTCTCCATCACACCAGACGGCACCACCTTCCAGCTCAAATGGATGTGGGACATGCTGCGCAACTGCACGGCCGACCGTTACGCGGTCAACAAGGAACGCATGGTGCGCCTGGCCGAGTACAGCCGCGACTGTTTCAAGACCCTGCGCGAAGAAGCCGGCATCAGCTACGAAAGCCGGCAGCGCGGCACCATGCAACTGTTCCGCACCGAACAGCAGTTCGCCAGCGCGGAAAAAGACATCAAGGTGCTGCAGGATTCCGGCGTGCCCTACGAACTACTCACGCGCGAGCAGCTCGGCCAGGCCGAGCCGGCGCTGGCGCTGGTCAAGGACAAGCTGGTCGGCGCCCTGCGCCTGCCGAACGACGAGACTGGCGACTGCCAGCTGTTCACCACCCGCCTGGCCGCGATGGCAGAAGCGCTGGGCGTGCGCTTTCGCTACAACGTCGCCATCGACCGCCTGGCGGTGACGGGCAACGCCATCAGCGGCGTGCATTGCGGCGACGAACTGGTGCAGGGCGACGCCTATGTGGTCGCGCTCGGCGCGCACTCGACGGCGCTGCTCAAATCGATCGTCGACATTCCCGTGTACCCGATGAAAGGCTACTCGATCACCGTGCCGATCACCGATGCCAGCAAGGCGCCGGTCTCGACCATTTTGGACGAGAGCTACAAGATTGCCGTGACCCGTTTCGACGACCGCATCCGCGTCGGCGGCATGGCCGAGATTGCCGGCTTCGACCAGCGCCTCAATCCGCGCCGGCGCGCCACCTTGGAAATGGTGGTCAACGACCTGTTTCCGGGTGCTGGCGACAGCGCGCGCGCCTCGTTCTGGACCGGGCTGCGGCCGATGACGCCGGACGGCACCCCGATCGTCGGGCGCACCGCGCTGGGCAATCTGTTCCTCAACACCGGGCACGGCACCTTGGGCTGGACCATGTCGTGCGGCTCGGCGCAGATGCTGGCCGACCTGATGTCGGCCAAGCGCCCGGCGATCCGCTTCGACGACCTCTCGGCCGGCCGCTACCAGGGTCGCGGCAGCGATGCCCGCCTCGACCTCGCCAACGCCTGA
- a CDS encoding Lrp/AsnC ligand binding domain-containing protein: protein MRIVKESSRSLDKLDRHILRILQHEGRISMKDLGERVGLSVTPCIERVKRMERDGVISGYYARVDPAALGAKLLVFVEITLNQKSASAFEQFRREVLRIPEVQECHLVSGDFDYLIKARIHEMAEYRKLLGDMLLQLPGAAQSKSYVVMEEIKETLVLSTEALLQP from the coding sequence ATGCGTATCGTTAAAGAATCGAGCCGCAGCCTCGATAAGCTCGACCGCCACATCCTGCGCATCCTGCAACACGAGGGCCGCATTTCCATGAAGGATTTGGGCGAGCGGGTCGGCCTGTCGGTCACGCCCTGCATCGAGCGGGTCAAGCGCATGGAGCGCGATGGCGTGATCAGCGGCTATTACGCGCGCGTCGATCCGGCCGCGCTGGGCGCGAAGCTGCTGGTGTTCGTGGAAATCACCTTGAACCAGAAGTCGGCCTCGGCCTTCGAGCAGTTCCGGCGCGAGGTGCTGCGCATTCCCGAGGTGCAGGAATGCCATCTGGTGTCGGGCGACTTCGATTACCTGATCAAGGCGCGCATCCACGAGATGGCCGAGTACCGCAAGCTGCTCGGCGACATGCTGCTGCAGTTACCGGGCGCGGCACAGTCGAAGAGTTATGTGGTGATGGAGGAGATCAAGGAGACCTTGGTGCTGTCGACCGAGGCGCTCCTTCAGCCTTAG